The Meriones unguiculatus strain TT.TT164.6M chromosome 1, Bangor_MerUng_6.1, whole genome shotgun sequence genome has a segment encoding these proteins:
- the LOC110563852 gene encoding cytochrome c oxidase subunit 6C-2 isoform X2: protein MSSGVLPKPQMRGLLAKRLRVHIVGAVIVALGVAASYKFGVAERRKKAYADFYRNYDSMKDFEEMRNAGIFQSVK, encoded by the exons ATGAGTTCCGGTGTATTGCCTAAACCTCAGATGCGTGGTCTTCTGGCCAAGCGTCTGCGGGTTCATATTGTTGGGGCAGTCATTGTGGCCCTGGGAGTTGCCGCTTCCTATAAG TTTGGCGTGGCTGAACGAAGAAAGAAGGCATATGCAGATTTCTACAGAAATTATGATTCCATGAAAGATTTTGAAGAGATGAGGAATGCTGGTATCTTTCAGAGTGTGAAGTGA
- the LOC110563852 gene encoding cytochrome c oxidase subunit 6C-2 isoform X1: MGTLLTFTTMSSGVLPKPQMRGLLAKRLRVHIVGAVIVALGVAASYKFGVAERRKKAYADFYRNYDSMKDFEEMRNAGIFQSVK, translated from the exons ATGGGGACACTTCT GACTTTCACTACCATGAGTTCCGGTGTATTGCCTAAACCTCAGATGCGTGGTCTTCTGGCCAAGCGTCTGCGGGTTCATATTGTTGGGGCAGTCATTGTGGCCCTGGGAGTTGCCGCTTCCTATAAG TTTGGCGTGGCTGAACGAAGAAAGAAGGCATATGCAGATTTCTACAGAAATTATGATTCCATGAAAGATTTTGAAGAGATGAGGAATGCTGGTATCTTTCAGAGTGTGAAGTGA